From Chroogloeocystis siderophila 5.2 s.c.1, one genomic window encodes:
- a CDS encoding TspO/MBR family protein: protein MKARWIILAVSVAIFFGGNLLTSLRDPWFQNLTRPGWLTFESLIPLIWAVVWICGTISAILVWEKSRRHSRDRPWFFMGLYIAIALLTTLYSPVVVELRSLVGGLIFGGLATILAYVVAISVRKISTTASWLLLPYMLWGPIGTYLTWVLIQLNPGVGKV from the coding sequence ATGAAAGCTAGATGGATAATACTTGCTGTTTCAGTAGCCATTTTTTTTGGTGGAAATCTACTAACTTCCCTGCGCGATCCGTGGTTTCAAAACTTAACTCGCCCTGGATGGTTAACGTTTGAATCATTAATTCCCCTCATTTGGGCAGTTGTTTGGATTTGTGGCACAATCTCAGCAATTTTAGTTTGGGAAAAATCTCGTCGTCATAGCCGCGATCGCCCGTGGTTCTTCATGGGCTTGTATATTGCGATCGCACTTTTGACAACTCTCTACAGTCCTGTTGTTGTCGAACTACGCAGCCTCGTTGGCGGACTGATTTTTGGCGGATTAGCAACAATATTAGCTTATGTTGTCGCAATTTCTGTCCGTAAGATATCAACAACAGCCTCTTGGTTACTTCTACCATATATGCTTTGGGGACCAATCGGCACGTATCTTACTTGGGTACTAATTCAGCTTAATCCTGGTGTAGGAAAAGTCTAG